TCCAGCAACTCTTTAATGGTCACCAGGAAACCTACCGATTCACGGCCATCGATCAGACGGTGATCGTAGGAAAGCGCCAGGTACATCATCGGCAGGATCTCAACCTTGCCGTCCACCGCCATCGGACGATCTTTAATGGCGTGCATGCCGAGGATCGCGCTCTGCGGCGGGTTGATGATAGGCGTGGACATCAGCGAGCCGAAAACGCCGCCGTTGGTAATGGTGAAGTTACCGCCGGTCAGGTCTTCTACGGTCAGTTTGCCGTCACGGCCTTTAACCGCCAGCTCTTTGATTTTCTTCTCGATGTCCGCCATGCCCAGCACGTCCACATCGCGCAGAACCGGGGTCACCAGGCCGCGCGGCGTAGAGACCGCCATGCTGACGTCGAAATAGTTGTGGTACACCACGTCGTCGCCATCAATGGACGCGTTCACTTCCGGGAAGCGTTTGAGCGCTTCAACGACCGCTTTCACATAGAAGGACATAAAGCCCAGACGGATACCGTGACGTTTTTCGAAGGCGTCGCCGTACTGCTTACGCAGATCCATAATCGGCTTCATGTTCACTTCGTTGAACGTGGTCAGCATCGCGGTGGAGTTTTTCGCTTCCAGCAGACGCTCGGCCACGCGTTTGCGCAGGCGGGTCATCGGTACGCGTTTTTCGCTGCGGGAACCGAGCTGCGGCTGCGGCGCGGCGGCGGCTTGTTCCGGCGCTTTTGCAGATTCGCTGCCGTTCGCTTTCGCCAGATGTTTTTCCACATCTTCACGGGTCAGACGGCCACCAACGCCGGTGCCTTTGATGGCGGCCGCGTCCAGGTTGTGTTCGGCGAGCAGACGGCGGATAGCCGGGCTCAGCGCGTCGTTATTTTGTTCTTCGAGAGACGCCTGCTGGCGCTGCGCCGGGGTAGATTCTTTCGCTTCCGGTTTGGCGCTGCTCTCTTTGCCCGCGCTGTTGCCTTCGCGCAGGCGGCCCAGGATCTGGCGAGAGGTGACGGTGCTGCCTTCGTCTTCCAGTACCGCATCCAGAACGCCGTCAGCCGACGCCGGTACTTCCAGTACCACTTTGTCAGTTTCGATTTCTACCAGCACTTCATCGCGTTTCACCGCGTCGCCCGGCTTTTTATGCCAGGTGGCGACGGTTGCGTCAGCAACGGATTCAGGCAGGTCGGGAACAAGAATATCTACGCTACTCATTATTTATCCTTTAATTAATTGACGTTCAGCGCGTCATTAACCAGATCTTGTTGCTGTTTCTGGTGAACGGACATATACCCTACCGCCGGCGAGGCGGAGGCCGGGCGGCCTGCATAACGTAATGCAGAGCCAAACGGAATCACTTCACGAAGGTGGTGCTGGCTGCAATACCAGGCGCCCTGGTTGAGCGGCTCTTCCTGGCACCAGACGAAATCATGCACGTGCGCGAACGGCTTCAGCGCTTCCTGCACGGCGTGGTGCGGGAACGGGTAGAGCTGTTCGATACGGACAATCGCCACATCCTTCTGATCATTCTTACGACGCTGTTCCAGCAGGTCGTAATAAACCTTACCAGAACAGAGCACGACGCGTTTCACGCCCTGCGGATCAAGCTCGTCAACCTCACCGATAGCCGGCAGGAAGGCGCCGTTGGCCAGCTCTTCAAGGCTTGATACCGCCAGCGGGTGACGCAGCAGCGATTTCGGTGACATCACCACCAGCGGACGGCGCATACCGCGCAGCGCCTGACGACGCAGCATGTGGTAAACCTGCGCCGGGGTCGACGGCACGCACACCTGCATGTTCTGCTCGGCGCAGAGTTGCAGATAACGCTCCAGACGCGCGGAGGAGTGCTCCGGGCCCTGGCCTTCGTAGCCGTGCGGCAGCAGCATCACCAGGCCACACATACGGCCCCATTTCTGCTCGCCGGAGCTGATGAACTGGTCGATAACCACCTGCGCGCCGTTGGCGAAGTCGCCAAACTGCGCTTCCCAGATGGTCAGCGTGCGCGGCTCTGCAGTCGCATAGCCATATTCGAACGCCAGTACCGCTTCTTCAGACAGCACGGAGTCCCAGACTTTGAACTGGCCCTGGCCGTTATGAATGTGTTGCAGCGGCACCCAGGTAGAACCGTTAGCCTGGTTATGCACCACGGCGTGACGGTGGAAGAAGGTGCCACGGCCGGAGTCTTCACCGGACAGGCGCACCGGAATGCCTTCATCGACCAGCGTCGCATAGGCCAGCGTTTCCGCGCCGCCCCAGTCGAACGGTTTCTCGCCGTTCGCCATCAGCTGACGGTCGCCGTAGATTTTCGCCACGCGCGACTGCATCTCGATGCCGTCCGGCACGGTGCTGATGCGCTTCGCCAGTTCCTGCAGACGCTTCATCTCCACTTTGTTCGGGTAGCTTTCGTCCCATTCGTGGTTGAGATACGGCGACCAGGTAAAGGAGTGCATATTCATCGGACGCCACTCTTTCACCACGCACTCGCCGGCATCCAGCGCGTCGCGGTAGAGATTGACCATTTCGGTCGCGTCTTCGAGTTTCGCCACGCCTTCCTGCTCCAGTTTGTCGGCGTAGATTTTGCGCGGGGTCGGGTGTTTTTTGATTTTCTGATACATCAGCGGCTGGGTGGCGCTCGGCTCATCGGCTTCGTTATGGCCGTGACGGCGGTAGCACACCAGATCAATAAACACGTCGCGCTTAAAGGTGTTACGGAAATCCAGCGCCAAGCGGGTCACAAAGGCGACCGCTTCCGGGTCGTCTGCATTGACGTGGAAAATCGGCGCCATGACCATTTTGCCGATGTCGGTGCAGTACGGGGTGGAACGGGCGTCAAGCGGGTTAGAAGTGGTGAAGCCCACCTGGTTGTTGATAACGATACGGACCGTACCGCCCACTTCGTAGCCGCGCGCTTTGGACATGTTCAGGGTTTCCTGAACCACGCCCTGCCCGGCAACCGCCGCGTCGCCGTGAATGGTGATCGGCAGCACTTTGTTGCTGCTCGGCTCATCCAGACGGTCGAGACGCGCGCGCACCGAGCCCATCACCACCGGGCTGACAATCTCCAGGTGCGACGGGTTAAACGCCAGCGCCAGGTGGACCAGGCCGCCTTCGGTTTCGATATCCGACGAGAAGCCCATGTGATATTTCACATCGCCGGTGCCGAGGTGTTCTTTATGTTTACCGGCGAATTCATCAAACAGATCCTGCGGTTTTTTACCGAGCACGTTGATGAGCACGTTCAGACGACCGCGGTGCGCCATACCCAGCACTACTTCGCGCGTGCCGCTTTTACCGGCGTGGCGGATCATCTCTTTGAGCATCGGGATTAACGCGTCGCCGCCTTCCAGCGAGAAGCGTTTCGCGCCAGGGAATTTCGCGCCCAGATAACGCTCCAGGCCTTCGGCGGCGGTCAGTTCGCTTAAGAAGCGTTTTTTCTCGTCCGCGCTAAAGCCCGCGTGGCCCGCGACCGATTCGATACGCTGCTGGATCCAGCGCTTCTCTTCCGTCGAGGTAATATGCATGTATTCCGCGCCGATGGAGCCGCAGTAAGTCTGCTTAAGCGCCTCGATGAGGTCGCCGAGCTTCATGGTCTCTTTGCCGAGTGCAAAAGAGCCTACGTTAAAGGTTTCCTGGAAATCGGCTTCGGTCAGATCGTGGAACGCAGGGTCCAGATCCGCGACGCGCTCCTGCTGCCACAGGCCCAGCGGATCGAGATTCGCGTGCTGGTGGCCACGGAAGCGATAGGCGTTAATAAGCTGCAGGACTTTAACCTGCTTCGCATTCGTGTCAGGGTCGGAAATCGAGGAAGAGTAACGTGAGGCATCCTTCGCCAGACGACGGAAATAATCACGCGTTTTTGAATGGAATTGATCCGGTTTCGCGCCGGTGCCAGGCAGTTGCTGGAACATAGAGCGCCAGTGGGCGTCCACTGAATCAGGATCGGTTAAGAAGTCTTCATAGAGCTGTTCTATCCAGCTCTGGTTAGAGCCAGAGAGGTAAGAAGAGTCCAGCCAGGCTTTCATTGCGCCGTTCTGCATCGTGATCCCTTAAGCATGTCTGCTTATTTCGCCGTAGAAACTACCACGTACAGTGTTGTACGTGCCGGGGTTCACCTGCGAGCTCTTGTTAGTGGGGCCCGCGAAGGAACCTTTAAAAACTGCCATTAATCTTCTTCGTTCAGGCTGCGACGTTGTTGGCTGCCTTCGCTTACCCCAGTCACATAGTTCACTATGCTCCTGGGGATGCGCTCAGTTGCCGCCTTGTCTCGCTCTGAACGCCTCGATTACTGGTACTACTCTGTAGCGGTTTTTAAAGGTTTCCTGCTTTTCCCTCTCCCCTCAGGGAGAGGGACACTGATATGTAGGGCGGGTAAGCGTAAGCGCACCCGCCACTACCGCAACACTTACTTACGCGCTGCGCTGCAACAACATCGACTTAATATGGCCGATGGCGCGCGTCGGGTTTAACCCTTTCGGACAGACGCTCACGCAGTTCATGATGCTATGGCAACGGAACACGCTGAACGCATCGCTCAGGCCATCCAGGCGCGCGTTGGTTTCGGTATCGCGGCTGTCGATAAGGAAACGGTACGCGGCCAGCAGGCCTGCCGGGCCGATGAACTTGTCCGGGTTCCACCAGAACGACGGGCACGACGTGGAGCAACAGGCGCACAGAATGCACTCGTACAGCCCGTCGAGCTTCTCGCGCTGCTCCGGCATCTGCAAATGTTCACGCGCTGGCGGATTCTGCCCATTATTCAACAAGTAAGGCTTAATCTTCTCATATTGGGCGTAGAACTGTCCCATGTCCACTACCAGGTCGCGGATAACCGGCAGGCCAGGCAACGGACGGATAACGATTTTCTGCTTGCCCGCGCCCAGGCTTGAGACCGGCGTAATACAGGCGAGGCCGTTTTTGCCGTTCATGTTCAGGCCATCGGAGCCGCAGACGCCTTCGCGGCAGGAGCGGCGGAAAGAGAGGCTCGGGTCCTTCTCTTTCAGCAGCATCAGGGCGTCGAGCAGCATCATGTCGCGCCCTTCTTCCTGCTCCAAGGTGTAATCCTGCATGCGCGGCGCGTCGTCGACATCCGGGTTATAGCGATAAATGGAAAACTCGAGTTTCATCACATTGCTCCGCTCTTAATAAGTACGCACTTTCGGCGGGAAAGCCGGGCGCAGCTTAGGCTGCATATTCACTTCGCGACGCGTCATGCTCTCGGTTTGCGGCAAATAGAGGCTGTGGCACAGCCAGTTTTCGTCGTCGCGGTCCGGGTAGTCGAAGCGGCTGTGCGCGCCACGGCTCTCGGTACGGAAGTTCGCCGATACGGCGGTGGCGTAAGCGGTTTCCATCAGGTTATCCAGCTCCAGGCACTCGACGCGCTGGGTGTTGAACTCGCTGGAGGTGTCATCCAGACGGGCGTTTTTCAGGCGCTCGCGGATAGCTTTCAGCTGCTCAAGCCCTTTGGCCATCGCGTCGCCTTCGCGGAATACCGAGAAGTTATGCTGCATACATTCCTGCAGCGCTTTGCGGATTTCGACCGGATCTTCGCCGCTGCGGTTGTTGTTCCAGCGGTTGAGGCGCTCCAGCGAGAACTCCACGTCGGAGTCGCTGGCGTCGCGAAGCTGGCCCTGCTCGGCGATGGATTCCTGCAAATGCAGGCCCGCCGCGCGGCCAAACACCACCAGGTCAAGCAGCGAGTTGCCGCCCAGACGGTTGGCGCCGTGTACCGATACGCAGGCGATTTCGCCAACGGCGAACAGGCCCGGGATCACCACGTCTTCGCCCTTCTCATTCACGGTCAGCGCCTGGCCGGTCACTTTGGTCGGAATACCGCCCATCATGTAGTGACAGGTCGGGATAACCGGGATCGGCTCTTTAACCGGGTCAACGTGAGCAAAGGTACGGGAGAGTTCCAGAATGCCCGGCAGGCGGGATTCCAGGACTTCTTTACCGAGATGGTCGAGCTTCAGCTTGGCGTGCGGGCCCCACGGCCCGTCGCAGCCGCGGCCTTCGCGGATTTCGATCATGATAGAGCGGGCCACGACGTCGCGACCCGCCAGATCTTTCGCGTTCGGCGCGTAACGCTCCATAAAGCGCTCGCCATGTTTGTTCAGCAGGTAACCGCCTTCGCCGCGGCACCCTTCGGTGACGAGTACGCCCGCGCCGGCGATGCCGGTCGGGTGGAACTGCCACATTTCCATGTCCTGCACCGGCACGCCTGCGCGCAGCGCCATGCCGACACCGTCGCCGGTGTTGATGTGGGCGTTGGTGGTAGACTGATAAATACGGCCTGCGCCGCCGGTCGCCAGCACGGTCGCGCGGGCTTTGAAGTAGACCACTTCGCCGGTTTCAATGCAC
This sequence is a window from Cronobacter sakazakii. Protein-coding genes within it:
- the odhB gene encoding 2-oxoglutarate dehydrogenase complex dihydrolipoyllysine-residue succinyltransferase, which encodes MSSVDILVPDLPESVADATVATWHKKPGDAVKRDEVLVEIETDKVVLEVPASADGVLDAVLEDEGSTVTSRQILGRLREGNSAGKESSAKPEAKESTPAQRQQASLEEQNNDALSPAIRRLLAEHNLDAAAIKGTGVGGRLTREDVEKHLAKANGSESAKAPEQAAAAPQPQLGSRSEKRVPMTRLRKRVAERLLEAKNSTAMLTTFNEVNMKPIMDLRKQYGDAFEKRHGIRLGFMSFYVKAVVEALKRFPEVNASIDGDDVVYHNYFDVSMAVSTPRGLVTPVLRDVDVLGMADIEKKIKELAVKGRDGKLTVEDLTGGNFTITNGGVFGSLMSTPIINPPQSAILGMHAIKDRPMAVDGKVEILPMMYLALSYDHRLIDGRESVGFLVTIKELLEDPTRLLLDV
- the sucA gene encoding 2-oxoglutarate dehydrogenase E1 component gives rise to the protein MQNGAMKAWLDSSYLSGSNQSWIEQLYEDFLTDPDSVDAHWRSMFQQLPGTGAKPDQFHSKTRDYFRRLAKDASRYSSSISDPDTNAKQVKVLQLINAYRFRGHQHANLDPLGLWQQERVADLDPAFHDLTEADFQETFNVGSFALGKETMKLGDLIEALKQTYCGSIGAEYMHITSTEEKRWIQQRIESVAGHAGFSADEKKRFLSELTAAEGLERYLGAKFPGAKRFSLEGGDALIPMLKEMIRHAGKSGTREVVLGMAHRGRLNVLINVLGKKPQDLFDEFAGKHKEHLGTGDVKYHMGFSSDIETEGGLVHLALAFNPSHLEIVSPVVMGSVRARLDRLDEPSSNKVLPITIHGDAAVAGQGVVQETLNMSKARGYEVGGTVRIVINNQVGFTTSNPLDARSTPYCTDIGKMVMAPIFHVNADDPEAVAFVTRLALDFRNTFKRDVFIDLVCYRRHGHNEADEPSATQPLMYQKIKKHPTPRKIYADKLEQEGVAKLEDATEMVNLYRDALDAGECVVKEWRPMNMHSFTWSPYLNHEWDESYPNKVEMKRLQELAKRISTVPDGIEMQSRVAKIYGDRQLMANGEKPFDWGGAETLAYATLVDEGIPVRLSGEDSGRGTFFHRHAVVHNQANGSTWVPLQHIHNGQGQFKVWDSVLSEEAVLAFEYGYATAEPRTLTIWEAQFGDFANGAQVVIDQFISSGEQKWGRMCGLVMLLPHGYEGQGPEHSSARLERYLQLCAEQNMQVCVPSTPAQVYHMLRRQALRGMRRPLVVMSPKSLLRHPLAVSSLEELANGAFLPAIGEVDELDPQGVKRVVLCSGKVYYDLLEQRRKNDQKDVAIVRIEQLYPFPHHAVQEALKPFAHVHDFVWCQEEPLNQGAWYCSQHHLREVIPFGSALRYAGRPASASPAVGYMSVHQKQQQDLVNDALNVN
- a CDS encoding succinate dehydrogenase iron-sulfur subunit; its protein translation is MKLEFSIYRYNPDVDDAPRMQDYTLEQEEGRDMMLLDALMLLKEKDPSLSFRRSCREGVCGSDGLNMNGKNGLACITPVSSLGAGKQKIVIRPLPGLPVIRDLVVDMGQFYAQYEKIKPYLLNNGQNPPAREHLQMPEQREKLDGLYECILCACCSTSCPSFWWNPDKFIGPAGLLAAYRFLIDSRDTETNARLDGLSDAFSVFRCHSIMNCVSVCPKGLNPTRAIGHIKSMLLQRSA
- the sdhA gene encoding succinate dehydrogenase flavoprotein subunit, which encodes MNLPVREFDAVVIGAGGAGMRAALQISQSGQTCALLSKVFPTRSHTVSAQGGITVALGNSHEDNWEWHMYDTVKGSDYIGDQDAIEYMCKTGPEAILELEHMGLPFSRLDDGRIYQRPFGGQSKNFGGEQAARTAAAADRTGHALLHTLYQQNLKNHTTIFSEWYALDLVKNQDGAVVGCTALCIETGEVVYFKARATVLATGGAGRIYQSTTNAHINTGDGVGMALRAGVPVQDMEMWQFHPTGIAGAGVLVTEGCRGEGGYLLNKHGERFMERYAPNAKDLAGRDVVARSIMIEIREGRGCDGPWGPHAKLKLDHLGKEVLESRLPGILELSRTFAHVDPVKEPIPVIPTCHYMMGGIPTKVTGQALTVNEKGEDVVIPGLFAVGEIACVSVHGANRLGGNSLLDLVVFGRAAGLHLQESIAEQGQLRDASDSDVEFSLERLNRWNNNRSGEDPVEIRKALQECMQHNFSVFREGDAMAKGLEQLKAIRERLKNARLDDTSSEFNTQRVECLELDNLMETAYATAVSANFRTESRGAHSRFDYPDRDDENWLCHSLYLPQTESMTRREVNMQPKLRPAFPPKVRTY